The nucleotide window TGTTATATTAGTTGATTCTTTCATTCTTTAAATacataaattgaaaattgatgTTTATTGCAGTGTGGAATATAATGTTTCTTACGTTTACCACGCGATGTTTGCTTACTTTGATCGAGACAATGTGGCACTTAAAGGTCTTGCCAAGTAAGTAATCTCTTGCAGCAATCTATCCTccattttagttgtttaaatttacCTTTAATAGTTAAACCTTGTTGATTTATGATTAGGTTTTTTAAGGAATCTAGTGAAGAGGAAAGAGAGCATGCTGAGAAATTGATGGAATACCAGGTACTTAAACTAATATCAATATGTTAGTGGTTCAACTTTAGCAAATCTATGGAGTATTAATTAGGCCTTAAACAGAGATTAAAAAAGTGACTGAATCCGAGTAAGCTGATTTGTCTTGCTTTGTTGATTGCAGAACCAGCGTGGTGGAAGGGTGAAGTTGCAATCAATACTGATGCCCCTCTCTGAGTTTGATCATGAGGAAAAAGGAGATGCTTTACACGGTGAGTATTTTGTTTCCATCTTGAGGATGCCTTTCATGATTTTGTACAACTGTAGTCCTGTTTGGTTTGGTTTAGAGAGCAACTCTAGATTGGGCTAACTAGCTAAAGTAATAGGATAACAATATATTTTGGTAGAGAATTTTTGGTACAGTTGCTGTACCAAGTCACATTTATTATGTGGTATATCATTCCATTAACTTTTTGCCACATAATAAGATATTGTCCATGATAATTCTAAAAACTTGTCAAATTTAAAGTTTTATCTCTCTTCTTAACGCTCTTCTTCTCCCCTAAAACCCCAAAACTCATTATCCTTAATCTAACCAAACAAATTTACATGCTTTGATAAGTGCaatcaatattaaaaattttaagtcaaattttaatattactacATTTAGCATCTGAGTAATGAAGAAGATGTAAGTtcttacttctatttttttatcttttctttATTTCAATGTCAATTATAgctttttgtattaatttttccGAAAATGTTGTTCAATTAGTGATTAAAATCGTAGGTTTTATTTGGATTAGTGATTAAAATCGTAGGCTTTGTTTAGATTAATGATAAAAATTGTAGTTTATTCCCAATTTGTTTGTGAAGTGTGTAAAATTGAAGTGTTTTATGAATTGTGTGCTTTTGGTCATTGACAACATTAGCAGAGAATGTCATTGATTTCTTTGTAATTGATTCTCCAGCGTAAGTTGTTTTCATAATTCCATATTTTAATACTATATGATAGATATTTGTGAACAAAAATATTCCCATCTTTAATTTGTAGTAAATTCCAATTGCTTAGTGCTTTTGCAAACCAAATATCCCACAAAATTGGTGTACTTTTTGAattgtttatgtttatatatcCATTGTGAAAAGTAATTGTATTCCACAAATATGCATAGCATCCTACATGAGTCAAGACGTGTCAAAGGCATAGTCGTACATAAAAGTCTACGAAAAGACACTATTGGTACTTTCACTCCTTTGAGTGAATCTTACTCCGGCTGAAAATGAGTCCGGACTAAATGCGGGGCACCATTGGTGACGAATATCATACAAACGAGATAACCATTTATGCTCAGCAAGATTGTAAGATTGTATCATTTTTGCCCAATTTTCCTCAAACTCAATCACCGGACGACAACCATAAACACATGTTGTGAAATTTTTCTTGAACCCTTCAATAGAATATTCATGGCTAAGATGTTTCCCAACATTTTCAGATAAATGCCACATACACAAGCGATGTTTGGTATTCGGGAATACTTGTTGAATGGCATTGGATATGGTAAGGGCTTGATCTATAAAAATTGTGATTGGATGTCGATCGCCCATCTCTTTTAAAAAGGTTTTAAAGAGCCAAACAAAGCTCTCAGTAGTCTCATCCAACATAAAAGCACAAGCAAAAATCACATTTTTCTTATGATGATTGATGCCAATAAAGTGAGCACATGATAAACCCCACTTGTTCGTGTATATGTAGTGTTAAAAATAATCACATCCCCAAAAGACTCATAATCTATCAATGACTTACCATCTCGCCAAAAAAAGTTTGTTATGTGACCTTCATTATCTAATTGCACTGTGTAAGAAAACATAGGGTCCTTCTCATGCTCCATCCTAAAATGATTTACAAGACTTTGTGCATCTCTTGCTTCTAGCTAAGTTATCCTTTTGGAGTGGATATGATTATTTAGATCTTTTAATGTAAATTGAACATTTTTTTCACCATCCATTTCATTTGTCAAGTAAGAAAAGGTTTGTGTAGCTTCGATCCCAGCATCAATCATAGATGAAATAACCAAACTGTTTGCTGCATCTTTTTTTCGATTGGATCTTAGCAAATGCTTCTCTTCATTGGACGCCAAATCATGATtatgttcaacaaaaaaattctgAGAGTTCCCACGAACCATTTAAGTTCTTGATTCGTGCAAAGGCTTTACATTCGGTATGAATAATTAAACTATTTTCAGATTTGGCATATGATCGACCTGCTTTTGTACATAAGTATGTGCGTCCAATGATTTTTCCATCCTTATTTCGACGTAAAACATCCTTACGCACGCTAAATCCCTTGTCAATGCATATGCATTGTGGTAATCATAAGCTTCTTTGTCGGTGCTAATAAAATGCCAATTTTGAGATCATTAGCTACATCTCGATCAAGAATGGTAGGTTGCACTTCCATTTCATGAGTATCACTTATTTCAAACATCAATCtgtaaaaaaatatcttttcaATCTTCTCTATTTATTATTACACAGGATACGATCATAAATTACATCCAAAAGAACTATCAACAACACTAGATAATTATCGACATTATCGAGCCGTATATAGAATTGGCTGAACTACCAACAACACAAGAAGCAAAAAATGGTAGAAACGAATCACGACATTATCGAGCCGAATGTAGAATGATAAAGATACAAATGTAGAACTACTTAAATGTTCATGAAAGGATCAAAATACATAATAACATAGATAATTAGAGGAGATTCATACCTAGTTCTTCACTTGAAGTACTGGAGAGAAGAATAAACTTTCTGACTTCAACTGGGTGAAAGAGGCGGGAGTATTTctcacttttattttaaaaggaGGCTTTCTTAGAGCAATAACTCTTAATCTTCACTTAATGACATGGCTTAATGTATGCCTATTTGGCTTAATTTAATTAGCGGGTTGTACCACATATAAAAGATGAGATGGTATAGGAGCTGTACCAAAAAAATTCTGTATTTTGGTTAGAACTTGTGCTGCATTTCTTGTGCTGCGCAACTCTAGGTTAGCGGAATTTTCTTGGTTTTGTTTGACTTCTTGCGAGGCTGCAACTAGCTGAATCAATCACTAAGTAATTTTTGGTATTTCTATCAAAGTACATAACTTGAAATTTTTTCTGAATAGCTCAAATATGTTTTCCCTTTCCATGTTTGATTAGTTGATAACCTTCTAATGTAGTACGTCATTTGTATCTTAATACTTGCACAATGCACCTATCATCTGGTGAAAAAATGATAGTAGTACTTAGTTACGCAAAAGGTTCCATTAAGCATTAGCCATTGATATGGGATGGTTCAACATTCACTTGAACAAGTTTTTGTGTAGTCATATATTGCCTCAAGGTGAATCAGTCATGCTGCTGAGCTTATAGCTCCTTGTCAGtatatgttgaatgttgattgatatGCTTCATGCAGTAGCCCTTGTACGTGCTAAATAGCTCTTGTTTGTGTGTGTATTTATGTTTATTGTGTTGTGATATGTTTTGCAGATAATAGTTTAACCTATTAGTCCTTTTTGTTATAAGCATCATGCGTTTCAATATTTATGTCTTTATGTGTGCATCCTTGTGATTTGAGGCCAAGGTCTGCAAATCCTTGAGATCTTTCTGTGCTCTGTAAGACTGCAACGTTACAAATCTTAGACTTAAAGTTTATCTGAAGTATCCATTATAAACATGCTCGGTCATAACTTAGACTGAGGTGTTTCAGTTCATTGATCTGAAACCACAGAAAAGACTGTCCACTGGATCATTTGAACAGGAGATTGTAGACTGTCTactagtgtaacataattcgtcaGCCAATTCATTCTTTAATCCGAGTCGCTCAGAATTAACAAAAATCGCCTAAAACtgattataatttgtttttttcaatttgcaatTCATGCGgaaattagcgaatcatgtgactgTTGTGGACTGGTGCATTTATTCTCAGATTATTGACTTTTGTGTTTTTATTGTGATGCAGCTATGGAACTGGCCTTGTCCTTGGAGAAGCTTACAAATGAAAAATTGTTGAACTTGCATCATGTTAGTATTGGTTCcttctccttttctttttctaattgatttgcaaataCAGCTTGTAAAGGGATATAGAACTTAAACCTATTTAACATGAGCGCCATATATGAGCGAGAGGAAGAAGTTTTATAGAGACAAATGTGGGTCATTCTAACAACTTTTACAATTTTACAGGTAGCTGAGATAAACAACGATGTGCAATTGCAAGAATTTGTCGAGGGGGAATTCTTAAATGAACAAGTAAAGTTCATTTTCCCTAATCAAtactttgaaaaaaaaactctcAGATGTTATCAGTTTTGCTGTTTGATTGATTGTCTTCCAATCTTAAATGTTATTTATTGGTATATGCAGGTTGAAGCTATTAAGAAAATCTCTGAATATGTTGCTCAGCTTCGGAGGGTTGGCAAGGGACATGGTAAGTTATATTCGCCCTCATAGAATCGATCCTCTCCATTTATTTTCAATAGAAAATTCTCGAACTAGCACTGATGCAAATTTTTATGGTTTATTCTCAGGTGTATGGCACTTCGACCAAATGCTTCTTCACGAAGGAGATGCTGCTGTTGCTTGAAGTGTGTGATTTCTCGTTCAGATTTTTGTCGACACAACATTGTAGGATCAAACAGAACTTGTGCCGTGTAATTTCTCACAGTAATTGAATTGGGTGTTTTTGGTTCCAAAAACATTTGGCCTTAGGTGATTCTGCCCAGACGAAATGCAGTCCTTTTAGCTTCTAGGAATTCTGAATTGAAAATGTGATTTGATGATGATATTATTTCTCTCTATTCTGGACTATGTTGATAGGATTTGCTAATGCGCTATTTTGAGGTgaagtatattattttgtctTGGCTATATAAAGCTTATGCTACTATACGTTTGTTAACTACTAATTTGCtatgttaaattaaaaattacttttttaatccttttgaatttgctataATATACATAGCAAATTAAATGGATGAAAGGAGTATAattgtaattaaattttagCATATTTTTGCAGTGTACtccgaattaaaaaaaaaaaaaaaaaaaaagagaaaggaaACTTCGGCCTCTCAACAACCTGGTTGGGTTAGTGGGTTTGTTGACGCATGAAAGCTGTGGTACTTCCATtccatatttaaaaaaatttaacactGTACAAATAGAAGCGATATTATACTAAAAAACACTCGGTAATATTGCTTGAAATCAATTAAGCGAATCCCCAAGAAAAAACTGCACAAGTACCAAAACAAAAACTCAAGCTTGCTAGGAGCTTCTTCAAGTAATATGTGTGGAGATCGAGCCTGTAGTCATGTATCATTCGAAACAAGTACCGCAAAAATGATAGCTTCATAAATGACATCAGATCATGGgcaattctaaaattttttgtaGTGAACCATAACAAGGACAGTGTTCGACTTTTGGCATCACAACTATTGCTCGAGATTGATACGCCTCATCTTGCAGATGAGGTTAGCAGTAGGAAGGTCAAGCTCTTTGCCCGAATCTGATTTGATTAGATCTTTTAGTTGATCCCTAGGGCTGGATAGGCATGTCTGATATGTCGATAGGATAGGAGGAATTTGTACTGACAAAGCAGATAAAACATTTGTTAAGTACTCAATGTCGACGGAGAGCTGTTGAGCTCCACGATCAGTAATGTATTGGATTCCTCGCAACTGTTCCATGTATATTGCCGTTGCACCCTCCGCAACCTTTGAAAGTTCATAACAAAGTGATTATGATATTCTTAAGTAAATAAAAAGGATAAACCTTTTTCCAATaccaataaaaaaagaaaaaaaagattcAAATCTTTTTATCGACATGAGTGTTATATATCGAAAAATTTATAacgatttttaatttaaaatacatctCGGTATTAAGTATCAATATAATGGTAGTAAAGAATACCCTGTTGTGCTTCGACTTTAAACAATTTAAGCTTTAACCATGTTAATGGTCCTACATTATTGGTTAATAGAGAATCAAAGTATATTTCCCAACAAATCACGAAATGCTATGGTTCTTACATatgatttctttatttattattcattcaGAAGTCATTCGTGAAATCATGCACCTTAGAATTTCGCTTTAATTATAAAGACAAAAAGAGGTACAGTTGGTTGAATCCAACctatttttgaaataaacaaCCACTGGAAAGAAATAAGTGAATAGGGCAAGGAGATGAAAGGAGTTGAGTAACTAAACagtaaacacttcaacaaaaattGCAAAGACATTATGCAAAATTGTGGTTACCTTGAACATCCATTCAGTAGCAAAAATTTGGGCTTCATCGGTATTGGCATCATCACTAGCTATACCCTCTATTAGGGGCTCTAGTTGCTGAGGCAAAGTAAGGAGGTATTCACCAACACTAGTGACATAAGATTGAGGATATGC belongs to Amaranthus tricolor cultivar Red isolate AtriRed21 chromosome 17, ASM2621246v1, whole genome shotgun sequence and includes:
- the LOC130804384 gene encoding ferritin-4, chloroplastic-like, coding for MLLKASPSFSLLSNNVGISVNTQSLSSVNSFSVSPSFLQMPSAKNPDNGFSVFAAAESNSGTLNGVIFEPFEEVKKELAMVPNVPHLSIARQKYADECEAAINEQINVEYNVSYVYHAMFAYFDRDNVALKGLAKFFKESSEEEREHAEKLMEYQNQRGGRVKLQSILMPLSEFDHEEKGDALHAMELALSLEKLTNEKLLNLHHVAEINNDVQLQEFVEGEFLNEQVEAIKKISEYVAQLRRVGKGHGVWHFDQMLLHEGDAAVA